A part of Vibrio sp. B1FLJ16 genomic DNA contains:
- a CDS encoding energy-coupling factor ABC transporter permease: MDWFNFASLVAVILVIIAFCLPDWKKAVWPKLEQEKSFQHIVFATIFLLTILWSAQAGVKDGLKIHFLALTTLTMMYGWRMAFLITIPAMVVNHWIHGTSLLLLPSSLMLSALLPILISYLVFILSYHYLPRNIFVFIFVAGFFNGAITGSLHLLLNSFYHLSVGHYDWETIQHNYFIFVPLLAFPEGLLNGMSLAVLTVFKPEWLRVFSDRDYIYNHYHKK; this comes from the coding sequence ATGGATTGGTTTAACTTCGCCTCATTAGTCGCTGTCATTTTGGTAATCATTGCCTTTTGCTTACCTGATTGGAAAAAAGCAGTTTGGCCTAAGCTAGAACAAGAGAAATCATTTCAGCACATTGTTTTTGCGACAATTTTTCTACTAACCATTTTGTGGTCGGCGCAAGCCGGCGTAAAAGACGGACTAAAAATACATTTTCTTGCGTTAACCACATTAACCATGATGTACGGCTGGCGTATGGCGTTTTTAATCACGATTCCGGCAATGGTGGTTAATCATTGGATACATGGCACTTCCCTACTGCTGTTACCAAGCTCGCTGATGTTGTCCGCGCTACTTCCTATTTTAATCAGTTACCTAGTATTCATACTTAGCTACCACTATCTACCGCGTAACATCTTCGTGTTCATCTTTGTCGCCGGTTTCTTCAACGGGGCTATCACTGGTAGCTTGCACCTCTTGCTGAATTCTTTCTATCATTTATCCGTTGGTCACTACGACTGGGAAACAATACAACACAACTACTTTATATTTGTGCCTCTACTTGCCTTCCCTGAAGGCTTACTCAACGGTATGTCACTCGCGGTATTGACCGTATTCAAACCTGAATGGTTAAGGGTTTTCTCCGACAGAGACTACATCTACAACCACTATCATAAAAAGTAG
- a CDS encoding YfbU family protein, with the protein MEMSNAQRLILSNQYNLMSQLDPGNAAKYKRLQTIVERGYGLQMCELNKDFGRITEAECREIIDIMEMYHAMQESNNLLDAEERNKVDQRRLQFLGFDIATEAQQLHYVRFLVDSEGLYPQFDKADHHFNSQMPMLDKYRRMLQTWRNCPRQYHLCANELSQIFSA; encoded by the coding sequence ATGGAAATGTCAAACGCTCAACGTTTGATCCTATCAAACCAGTACAACCTGATGTCTCAACTTGATCCCGGTAATGCTGCTAAATATAAACGATTACAGACGATCGTTGAACGTGGTTACGGCCTGCAGATGTGTGAGTTGAACAAAGATTTTGGTCGCATTACTGAAGCTGAATGTCGCGAAATTATCGACATCATGGAGATGTACCATGCAATGCAAGAGTCTAATAATCTTCTCGATGCGGAAGAACGCAATAAAGTCGACCAACGTCGGCTGCAGTTCCTTGGCTTTGATATCGCAACAGAAGCACAGCAGCTGCATTACGTACGCTTTTTGGTAGATTCCGAAGGCTTGTATCCGCAATTTGATAAAGCGGATCACCACTTTAACAGCCAGATGCCGATGTTAGATAAATACCGTCGAATGCTGCAAACCTGGCGTAACTGCCCACGCCAGTACCATCTGTGCGCGAATGAATTATCACAGATATTTAGTGCATAA
- a CDS encoding PrkA family serine protein kinase, which yields MSIFDHYQSRYEAAKDEEMSLQEFLALCKDDKSAYANAAERLLMAIGEPEIIDTAKDPRLSRIFSNRVISRYSTFKDFYGMEEAIEQIVSYLKHAAQGLEERKQILYLLGPVGGGKSSLAEKLKALMEQMPIYVLSVDGHRSPVNDHPFCLFKASEDGEILKKEYGIEQRYLRSIMSPWAAKRLHEFGGDITKFKVVKVRPSILDQIGVAKTEPGDENNQDISSLVGKVDIRKLEHFSQDDPDAYSYSGALCKANQGLMEFVEMFKAPIKVLHPLLTATQEGNFNGTEGLSAIPFDGMILAHSNESEWQTFRNNKNNEAFLDRVYIVKVPYCLRVSEEVKIYQKLLENSELSQAPCSPSTLETLAQFSILSRLKEPENSSIFSKMRVYDGETLKDTDPKAKSYQEYRDYAGVDEGMSGLSTRFAFKILSRVFNFDQSEVAANPVHLFYVIEQQVEREQFPSETAEKYLEFLKGYLVPRYVEFIGKEIQTAYLESYSEYGQNIFDRYVTYADFWIQDQEYRDPETGQLFDRASLNAELEKIEKTAGISNPKDFRNEIVNFVLRAKATNNGLNPVWTSYEKLRTVIEKKMFSNTEELLPVISFNAKTSSEDQRKHDDFVARMMEKGYTEKQVRLLSEWYLRVRKSS from the coding sequence ATGAGTATTTTCGACCACTATCAATCTAGATATGAAGCTGCAAAAGATGAAGAGATGTCGTTACAGGAGTTTCTAGCCCTGTGCAAGGATGACAAAAGCGCTTATGCAAATGCAGCAGAACGGCTACTGATGGCAATTGGTGAGCCAGAAATAATTGATACAGCGAAGGACCCGAGATTAAGCCGTATCTTCTCAAACCGTGTTATCTCGCGTTATTCAACGTTTAAAGACTTCTATGGCATGGAAGAAGCCATCGAGCAAATCGTTTCTTACCTGAAACATGCTGCTCAAGGCTTGGAAGAGCGTAAGCAGATCCTTTATCTACTCGGTCCTGTGGGCGGCGGTAAATCATCACTTGCAGAAAAACTAAAAGCACTGATGGAACAGATGCCGATTTATGTTCTGAGTGTAGATGGGCATCGCAGCCCAGTTAATGACCATCCTTTCTGTTTGTTTAAAGCCTCGGAAGATGGCGAAATTCTGAAGAAAGAGTATGGCATCGAACAGCGCTACCTGCGCTCAATCATGTCACCATGGGCAGCTAAACGCCTGCACGAATTCGGCGGGGACATTACCAAGTTTAAAGTAGTTAAAGTGCGTCCTTCTATCCTGGACCAAATAGGGGTAGCGAAAACTGAGCCCGGTGATGAGAACAACCAGGACATTTCATCCCTAGTGGGTAAGGTGGATATCCGTAAACTTGAGCATTTCTCCCAGGATGACCCGGACGCTTACAGCTACTCTGGCGCACTCTGTAAGGCCAACCAGGGCTTGATGGAGTTTGTTGAGATGTTCAAGGCACCAATTAAAGTGCTTCACCCGTTGCTTACTGCAACCCAGGAAGGCAACTTTAATGGTACAGAGGGTCTTTCAGCGATTCCGTTCGATGGCATGATTTTGGCTCACTCGAATGAGTCCGAATGGCAAACGTTCCGTAACAACAAGAACAACGAGGCTTTCCTCGACCGTGTTTACATCGTCAAGGTACCTTACTGTCTGCGTGTTTCGGAAGAAGTCAAGATATACCAAAAACTGCTTGAAAACAGTGAGCTGTCTCAAGCACCCTGCTCACCTAGTACGCTAGAGACTCTGGCACAATTCAGTATTCTTTCCCGCCTGAAAGAACCAGAAAACTCGTCAATTTTTTCTAAAATGCGCGTATACGATGGTGAAACGTTAAAAGACACCGATCCTAAAGCCAAAAGCTATCAAGAGTACCGCGATTACGCAGGCGTAGACGAAGGCATGAGCGGTCTGTCCACTCGTTTTGCATTTAAAATCTTGTCGCGTGTATTTAACTTCGACCAAAGTGAAGTTGCAGCTAATCCCGTTCACTTGTTCTATGTTATTGAGCAACAGGTAGAACGTGAACAGTTCCCTTCAGAGACTGCAGAAAAATACCTCGAATTTTTGAAAGGCTATCTCGTTCCGCGTTACGTAGAGTTTATTGGCAAAGAAATTCAGACTGCTTATCTAGAGTCGTACTCTGAATATGGTCAAAACATCTTCGACCGCTACGTCACCTACGCTGATTTCTGGATTCAGGATCAAGAGTACCGCGATCCGGAAACTGGTCAGCTATTTGACAGAGCTTCTCTGAATGCCGAACTAGAGAAAATCGAGAAAACTGCGGGTATTTCAAACCCTAAAGATTTCCGAAACGAAATTGTCAACTTTGTGCTTCGTGCGAAAGCGACTAATAATGGTCTAAACCCGGTTTGGACCAGCTACGAAAAACTTCGCACGGTTATCGAGAAGAAAATGTTCTCTAATACAGAAGAGCTTCTTCCGGTCATCTCATTTAATGCGAAAACCTCTTCAGAAGACCAGAGGAAACACGACGACTTTGTCGCTCGCATGATGGAAAAAGGCTATACCGAGAAACAGGTTCGCCTACTTTCTGAGTGGTACCTACGAGTACGTAAGTCATCCTAA
- a CDS encoding YeaH/YhbH family protein yields MAQFIDRRLNGKNKSAVNRQRFLKRHKEQIKESVADAVNRRSITNTETGEDVSIPHKDITEPIFHQGQGGLRERVHPGNDQFITGDKIERPKSGGQGSGSGEGNASPDGEGQDEFVFQISKDEYLDILFEDLELPNLEKNQIAKITEWKTHRAGFKTAGIPSNIAVVRSLQQSLARRTAMTASKKRLLRELEDELARIKISEPAQPFEETRIKQEITELRQKIESVPFIDTFDLRFKNYEKRPVPSSQAVMFCLMDVSGSMDQATKDIAKRFYVLLYLFLTRTYENVEVVFIRHHTQAKEVDEHEFFYSQETGGTIVSSALKLMDDIVKERYPVGQWNIYAAQASDGDNWADDSPRCRDLLVNKLLPNCQYYSYIEITRRSHQTLWHEYEKLTDEFPNFAMKNIRSVEDIFPVFRELFHKETA; encoded by the coding sequence ATGGCGCAATTTATAGACCGCAGGCTCAATGGCAAGAATAAGAGCGCTGTTAACAGACAGCGCTTCTTGAAGCGCCATAAAGAGCAAATCAAAGAGTCGGTAGCAGACGCAGTGAATCGACGCTCGATCACCAATACAGAAACGGGCGAAGACGTTTCTATACCGCACAAAGACATAACCGAGCCGATTTTCCATCAAGGTCAGGGAGGTCTGCGAGAACGTGTTCACCCTGGTAACGACCAATTCATCACGGGTGACAAAATCGAGCGTCCTAAATCTGGCGGGCAAGGGAGTGGCTCTGGCGAGGGAAACGCAAGTCCGGACGGCGAAGGTCAGGACGAATTTGTGTTTCAGATATCAAAAGATGAGTATCTCGATATTCTTTTTGAAGACCTCGAACTACCGAATTTAGAAAAAAACCAAATCGCAAAAATTACCGAGTGGAAAACGCACCGAGCAGGTTTCAAGACTGCCGGCATACCTTCTAATATTGCTGTCGTCCGTTCACTTCAGCAATCGCTGGCTCGAAGAACAGCCATGACAGCAAGTAAAAAACGGCTACTCAGAGAGCTTGAGGACGAGCTCGCCCGAATAAAAATCTCCGAGCCTGCACAGCCATTCGAAGAAACTCGCATCAAGCAGGAAATTACTGAGCTCCGCCAGAAAATTGAGAGCGTACCATTTATAGATACCTTTGATTTACGCTTTAAGAACTACGAAAAAAGGCCGGTTCCGTCTAGCCAGGCGGTGATGTTCTGCTTAATGGACGTATCGGGGTCAATGGATCAGGCAACCAAAGACATTGCCAAACGATTCTATGTACTGCTTTATCTGTTCTTAACCCGTACTTACGAAAATGTAGAAGTGGTCTTTATTCGTCACCACACTCAGGCGAAGGAAGTTGACGAACATGAGTTTTTCTACTCGCAAGAAACCGGCGGGACGATTGTATCCAGTGCATTAAAACTGATGGACGACATTGTTAAAGAACGCTATCCGGTCGGACAGTGGAATATCTACGCAGCACAGGCCTCGGACGGCGATAACTGGGCGGATGATTCACCAAGATGTAGGGACTTGTTAGTGAATAAATTACTTCCTAACTGTCAGTACTACTCTTATATCGAGATCACACGCCGCTCCCATCAGACTTTATGGCATGAATACGAAAAGCTCACGGACGAATTTCCGAACTTCGCGATGAAGAATATCCGTTCTGTTGAGGATATCTTCCCTGTATTCCGTGAACTCTTCCATAAAGAAACGGCGTAA
- a CDS encoding SpoVR family protein, translated as MSTATKNLSEETPKKRSSKLLPDGPDWTFDLLERYHKEIKRVAEHYRLDTYQNQIEVITSEQMMDAYSSIGMPINYNHWSFGKKFIQTEQNYKHGQMGLAYEIVINSDPCIAYLMEENTVTMQALVMAHACYGHNSFFKGNYLFQTWTDANSIIDYLLFAKKYLAECEERYGVLEVEKLLDSCHALMNFGVDRYKRPEKISITEEKARQEEREAYLQSQINDLWRTVPRSKTKEEDIVDRFPSEPQENLLYFFEKHAPLLEPWQREVIRIVRKISQYFYPQKQTQVMNEGWATFWHYTILNHLYDEGVVSDKFILEFLHSHTSVVAQPAYNSPYFSGINPYALGFAMFRDIKRICEEPTDEDREWFPDLVDTDWLDAVHFAMHNFKDESFISQYLSPKLMRDFKLFAIKDDDHKNFIEISAIHDEMGYKRIRETLAAQYNLSNLEPNIQVFNVDVRGDRSLTLQYVPHNRIPLDDSYEEVLKHVYRIWGFDVILQEVKDTGHRETLATCPKRSQYDNNI; from the coding sequence ATGAGTACCGCAACAAAAAACCTCTCGGAAGAGACTCCCAAGAAACGTAGCAGTAAGCTATTGCCTGATGGCCCGGATTGGACGTTTGATTTATTAGAACGATACCACAAAGAGATAAAACGGGTCGCAGAGCACTATCGTTTGGATACTTATCAAAATCAAATTGAGGTGATCACTTCCGAACAAATGATGGACGCCTACTCAAGTATCGGTATGCCTATCAATTACAATCACTGGTCTTTCGGTAAAAAGTTCATCCAAACGGAGCAAAACTACAAGCACGGACAGATGGGTTTAGCGTACGAGATAGTGATTAACTCCGATCCGTGTATCGCATACTTAATGGAAGAAAACACCGTTACGATGCAAGCACTCGTCATGGCGCATGCGTGCTATGGTCACAACTCATTTTTTAAAGGTAATTACCTGTTCCAGACATGGACAGACGCAAATTCCATTATTGACTACTTGTTGTTTGCGAAAAAGTACTTGGCAGAGTGTGAAGAACGCTATGGCGTTTTGGAGGTAGAAAAACTCCTCGATTCTTGCCATGCATTAATGAACTTTGGCGTCGATCGCTACAAACGACCAGAGAAAATTTCCATCACTGAAGAGAAGGCTCGCCAGGAAGAGAGAGAGGCTTATCTGCAATCTCAAATCAATGACCTGTGGCGAACCGTACCAAGATCGAAAACAAAAGAAGAAGACATTGTAGATCGTTTCCCTAGTGAGCCGCAGGAAAACTTGCTCTACTTCTTTGAAAAACACGCGCCATTGCTTGAGCCTTGGCAACGTGAAGTCATACGTATTGTGCGTAAAATCAGCCAGTACTTCTACCCACAAAAACAGACTCAGGTAATGAACGAGGGATGGGCCACTTTCTGGCATTACACCATTCTTAATCACCTTTACGATGAAGGCGTAGTCTCTGACAAATTCATTCTGGAATTTTTACACAGCCACACTAGTGTCGTAGCTCAACCAGCATACAACAGCCCGTACTTTAGCGGTATTAACCCGTATGCTCTTGGATTTGCGATGTTCCGCGACATCAAACGAATCTGTGAAGAACCTACCGATGAAGACAGAGAATGGTTCCCTGATTTGGTTGATACGGATTGGTTAGATGCGGTGCATTTTGCGATGCACAACTTTAAAGACGAGAGCTTTATCAGCCAATATCTGTCTCCGAAGTTGATGCGTGATTTTAAGCTGTTCGCTATTAAAGATGACGACCATAAAAACTTCATCGAAATATCAGCCATTCATGATGAAATGGGTTATAAGCGTATTCGGGAAACCCTCGCTGCACAATACAACTTATCGAACTTAGAGCCTAATATTCAGGTATTTAACGTCGATGTCCGTGGTGACCGCTCACTAACTCTGCAGTACGTCCCCCATAACCGCATTCCCTTAGATGACAGCTATGAAGAGGTACTCAAACATGTCTATCGCATCTGGGGCTTCGACGTTATTTTACAAGAAGTAAAAGATACGGGTCACCGGGAAACGCTGGCGACCTGCCCTAAACGCAGTCAATATGACAACAATATCTAA
- the kdsB gene encoding 3-deoxy-manno-octulosonate cytidylyltransferase encodes MSFTVVIPARYSSTRLPGKPLADIGGKPMIQWVYEQAMKAGAQDVIIATDDERVSVAAEKFGGKVCMTSPNHESGTERLAEVVEKMAIPADHIIVNVQGDEPLIPPAIIRQVADNLAGCEAPMATLAVEIESEDEVFNPNAVKVVADSHGYAMYFSRATIPWDRDNFAKQGATIVNPLMRHIGIYAYRAGFINTYINWAPSALEQIECLEQLRVLWYGEKIHVAVASEAPAAGVDTPEDLETVRAIVASNKK; translated from the coding sequence ATGTCTTTTACTGTCGTCATTCCCGCTCGTTATTCCTCCACGCGCTTGCCGGGTAAACCGCTGGCCGATATTGGTGGAAAACCAATGATTCAGTGGGTATATGAACAAGCGATGAAAGCTGGCGCTCAAGATGTCATTATCGCAACGGATGATGAGCGGGTTTCGGTAGCCGCCGAAAAGTTTGGTGGCAAAGTCTGTATGACATCGCCAAATCATGAGTCCGGGACTGAACGTTTAGCAGAAGTTGTCGAGAAAATGGCGATTCCGGCTGACCACATTATCGTTAATGTGCAAGGCGACGAACCATTGATTCCACCTGCTATTATCCGTCAGGTTGCTGACAATCTGGCAGGTTGTGAAGCGCCAATGGCGACACTAGCGGTAGAAATTGAATCGGAAGACGAAGTCTTCAATCCCAACGCTGTTAAAGTGGTGGCAGATTCTCATGGTTATGCGATGTACTTCAGCCGTGCAACGATTCCGTGGGACAGAGATAATTTTGCTAAACAAGGCGCAACGATCGTAAATCCTCTCATGCGTCATATCGGTATTTATGCTTACCGTGCTGGTTTTATCAATACCTATATTAATTGGGCACCAAGCGCATTAGAGCAAATCGAATGTCTGGAGCAATTGCGTGTACTCTGGTACGGAGAGAAAATACATGTAGCGGTTGCTAGTGAAGCACCGGCAGCGGGTGTGGATACACCTGAAGATCTGGAAACGGTACGAGCAATAGTTGCGTCCAACAAGAAATAA
- a CDS encoding Trm112 family protein, giving the protein MDHRLLEIVACPVCKGKLTYDKDNQELICKLDRLAYPIKEGIPVLLEPEARTMSMDEGR; this is encoded by the coding sequence ATGGATCATCGCCTGCTTGAGATTGTAGCTTGCCCTGTATGCAAAGGTAAGTTGACGTACGATAAAGATAACCAAGAGCTGATCTGCAAACTGGATCGCCTTGCGTACCCGATTAAAGAGGGGATTCCTGTTCTTCTTGAACCGGAAGCCAGAACCATGAGCATGGACGAGGGACGCTAA
- the lpxK gene encoding tetraacyldisaccharide 4'-kinase: MIEKIWFGNHPLKYLLWPLLWPLSLLFGAISQAKRKQYQTGKKVPYKAPVPVVVVGNITAGGNGKTPVVVWLVEQLQQLGYKPGVVSRGYGAKAPEYPLVVDMDTPAKYCGDEPKLIRSRTGAPVAVDPVRSNAVKALLEVGVDIIITDDGLQHYALARDIELVIVDGNRRFGNESLIPLGPLREGVERLGEVDFVITNGGQAHSGEIAMSLAPSKAINLKTAQHVEVSELDDLVAFAGIGHPPRFFNTLSVMNADVKVTKGFADHQDFDQLELEALALQGANVIMTEKDAVKCREYAQDNWWFLPVSAQFDVNDAEKILNRIKEVKATYGSSPA; this comes from the coding sequence GTGATCGAAAAAATCTGGTTCGGTAATCATCCTCTTAAATATCTGTTGTGGCCGCTGTTGTGGCCGCTGAGTTTATTGTTTGGTGCGATCAGTCAGGCTAAGCGTAAGCAATACCAAACGGGTAAAAAAGTGCCTTACAAAGCACCGGTACCTGTTGTGGTGGTAGGTAATATTACCGCTGGTGGTAATGGTAAAACACCGGTTGTGGTCTGGCTGGTGGAACAACTCCAGCAACTTGGTTATAAACCGGGGGTTGTTTCTCGCGGGTATGGCGCTAAAGCACCGGAATATCCTTTAGTTGTAGATATGGACACGCCGGCAAAATATTGTGGTGATGAGCCTAAACTTATCCGTAGCAGGACAGGCGCGCCTGTTGCCGTTGACCCTGTAAGATCGAACGCGGTCAAAGCTCTATTGGAAGTCGGGGTAGATATCATCATTACCGATGATGGTTTGCAGCATTATGCCCTGGCACGAGATATTGAGTTGGTTATTGTAGACGGCAACCGACGCTTTGGTAACGAAAGCTTGATTCCTTTGGGACCTTTGCGAGAAGGTGTCGAAAGATTGGGTGAAGTAGATTTCGTGATCACCAATGGTGGCCAGGCTCACTCAGGTGAAATCGCGATGTCACTCGCACCTTCAAAAGCGATTAACTTGAAGACAGCGCAGCACGTTGAAGTGTCAGAGTTAGATGATCTGGTTGCATTCGCTGGTATCGGGCACCCGCCTCGATTTTTTAATACACTCAGTGTAATGAATGCGGATGTCAAAGTAACAAAAGGCTTTGCTGACCATCAAGATTTTGACCAGCTAGAATTAGAAGCATTGGCTCTGCAAGGAGCGAATGTGATCATGACTGAGAAAGATGCCGTTAAATGTCGTGAATACGCACAGGATAACTGGTGGTTTCTACCAGTATCTGCTCAGTTTGATGTAAACGACGCAGAGAAAATTTTAAATAGAATAAAAGAGGTTAAAGCGACTTATGGATCATCGCCTGCTTGA
- the msbA gene encoding lipid A ABC transporter ATP-binding protein/permease MsbA, translating into MSINTDETTWQTFKRLWLYIRRYKAGLVVAIIALVINAVSDTYMISLLKPLLDEGFGSADSNFLRTLPLIIFVMILVRGTSGFVSDYCLSWVSGNVVMQIRRKVFNHFMHMPVSFFDKEKTGNLLSRITYDSEQVSAATSRALVSIVREGASIIGLLVLMFYNSWQLSLVLFAVAPAVAWGIGVVSKRFRKISKNMQTMMGNVTASAEQMLKGHKVVLSYGGQDIERQRFDIVSNKMRQQNMKLVTAQAAANPIIQLIASVAIVTVLYLASVDSIKEQLTPGTFTVVFSAMFALMRPLKALTNVTSQFQRGMAASQTLFALIDLEPEKNEGNYKVDRANGDISVKDVTFTYEGAEKPALERVSFDIPRGKTVALVGRSGSGKSTIANLFNRFYDVDSGSILLDGHDIRDYELKNLREQFALVSQNVHLFNDTIANNIAYATEDNYQRSDIEKAAELAHAMEFINKMENGLDTMIGENGASLSGGQRQRIAIARALLRDAPVLVLDEATSALDTESERAIQAALDELQKDKTVLVIAHRLSTIEKADEILVVDDGAIVERGTHDELITKDGAYAQLHRIQFGG; encoded by the coding sequence ATGTCGATAAATACTGATGAAACGACTTGGCAGACGTTTAAGCGTCTATGGCTGTATATTCGCCGTTACAAAGCAGGTCTTGTCGTTGCTATCATTGCGTTAGTGATTAATGCTGTCTCAGATACCTATATGATCTCATTACTAAAACCTTTGCTTGATGAAGGTTTTGGAAGTGCAGACTCTAATTTTTTACGCACACTGCCATTGATTATTTTTGTCATGATACTTGTTCGTGGCACAAGCGGGTTTGTTTCCGATTATTGCTTAAGCTGGGTTTCCGGTAATGTCGTCATGCAAATTCGACGGAAGGTATTTAATCACTTTATGCACATGCCGGTATCTTTCTTTGATAAAGAAAAAACCGGTAATCTCCTGTCCCGTATCACTTATGACTCGGAGCAAGTTTCTGCGGCTACAAGCCGGGCTCTGGTAAGTATCGTACGCGAAGGGGCGAGCATTATTGGCTTGCTAGTTCTGATGTTTTACAACAGCTGGCAGCTTTCGTTAGTGTTGTTTGCCGTAGCACCCGCGGTTGCGTGGGGTATTGGGGTTGTATCTAAGCGTTTTAGAAAAATTTCCAAAAACATGCAAACCATGATGGGTAATGTAACCGCTTCAGCAGAGCAAATGCTGAAGGGCCATAAAGTGGTATTGAGTTACGGTGGCCAGGATATTGAGCGTCAACGATTCGATATAGTCAGTAACAAGATGCGCCAGCAGAACATGAAACTGGTAACAGCACAGGCAGCGGCCAACCCAATTATTCAGTTGATCGCTTCTGTTGCTATTGTCACCGTGCTTTACCTGGCAAGTGTCGATTCTATTAAAGAACAGCTGACACCAGGTACGTTTACAGTAGTGTTCTCTGCAATGTTTGCTCTGATGCGCCCTCTTAAAGCACTGACTAACGTAACGTCGCAGTTCCAGCGTGGTATGGCTGCCAGCCAGACGCTGTTTGCTCTAATTGACCTCGAGCCAGAGAAAAACGAAGGTAATTATAAAGTTGATCGTGCAAATGGTGATATCTCTGTGAAAGATGTTACCTTCACTTATGAAGGCGCCGAGAAACCAGCTCTAGAGCGTGTCAGCTTTGATATTCCACGAGGTAAGACGGTTGCGTTGGTCGGGCGTTCGGGTTCAGGTAAGAGTACCATTGCTAATCTGTTTAATCGTTTTTACGATGTGGACAGCGGCTCAATCCTTCTGGACGGGCACGATATTCGTGATTATGAGTTGAAAAATCTGCGTGAGCAATTTGCACTCGTCTCTCAGAATGTTCACTTGTTTAATGACACGATCGCGAACAATATCGCTTACGCAACCGAAGATAACTATCAGCGTAGTGATATCGAGAAAGCAGCTGAACTGGCTCATGCTATGGAGTTTATCAACAAGATGGAAAATGGCCTCGACACCATGATAGGTGAGAATGGGGCGAGTCTGTCTGGTGGTCAGCGTCAGCGTATAGCGATTGCCCGCGCGTTATTGCGTGATGCGCCTGTTCTGGTTCTGGATGAAGCTACGTCAGCGTTGGATACTGAGTCAGAACGCGCTATCCAAGCTGCATTGGACGAGTTGCAAAAAGATAAGACTGTGTTAGTCATCGCTCACCGTCTGTCTACCATTGAAAAGGCTGACGAAATCCTGGTTGTTGATGATGGTGCGATTGTAGAACGCGGAACTCATGACGAACTGATAACGAAAGACGGAGCTTATGCTCAGTTACACCGTATTCAGTTCGGTGGTTAA